In Salmo salar chromosome ssa15, Ssal_v3.1, whole genome shotgun sequence, one genomic interval encodes:
- the grsf1 gene encoding G-rich sequence factor 1 isoform X1, which translates to MSGNCRSLLFALRLSVVGRQVSRSLLSQSSVAGTVTVAERCGRPRYHHHWTAALKPRHHRLSALQSHLGLHSESGAPFKEDDYPPLPDYNSDPGPEKKEVFIIRAKGLPWSCTTEDLLQFFSECRVRDGVKGIHLTVNRDGKPNGQAFIELEHEDDVGKALEKHRQYLGPRYIEGTTDRQYLGPGYIEGTTDRQYLGPRYIEVFEVTNSDAETILKKSVQLPARDGVVRIRGLPYSCTETDVMLFFSGLDVAEDGVTLVTDYRGRNSGEAYVQFLTQEQADEALTRDRQVIGNRYIEVFPSRRSEIGGRKKTESVEEGRNSIQSQPHRPAAQPSRHGSHPVSSLPQHFVHMRGLPFQATGDDIVQFFSPLALSRILVEFGPDGRASGEADVYFTSHQDAVSAMTRDKAHMQERYIELFLNSTSSDKRE; encoded by the exons ATGTCTGGGAACTGTAGGTCCTTGTTGTTTGCCTTACGTCTCTCTGTGGTGGGGAGACAGGTCTCCAGGAGCTTATTGTCGCAGAGTAGTGTCGCAGGGACCGTAACAGTAGCGGAGAGATGTGGCCGTCCGCGGTACCATCACCACTGGACCGCCGCACTGAAACCCCGGCATCACAGGCTCTCCGCACTGCAGTCCCACCTCGGCCTACACTCTGAG TCAGGAGCCCCCTTCAAAGAGGATGATTACCCTCCTCTACCAGACTACAACTCTGACCCAGGGCCAGAGAAGAAGGAGGTGTTTATCATCAGAGCTAAAGGACTTCCATGGTCCTGTACCACTGAGGATCTCCTCCAGTTCTTCTCTG AGTGCCGTGTACGTGACGGTGTGAAGGGAATCCACCTGACGGTGAACCGGGACGGGAAGCCCAACGGCCAGGCCTTTATAGAGCTGGAGCACGAAGATGACGTGGGCAAGGCCCTGGAGAAACACAGGCAGTACCTGGGACCGCGCTATATAgaaggtactacagacagacagtacctgggaccaggctatatagaaggtactacagacagacagtacctgGGACCGCGCTATATAgaag TGTTTGAGGTGACCAACAGCGATGCGGAGACCATCTTGAAGAAGTCAGTTCAGCTCCCAGCCAGAGACGGAGTGGTGCGGATCAGAGGTCTCCCCTACAGCTGCACCGAGACTGACGTCATGCTCTTCTTCTCTG GTCTGGATGTGGCGGAGGACGGAGTGACTCTAGTAACAGACTACAGAGGAAGGAACTCAGGGGAAGCCTACGTCCAGTTCCTGACCCAGGAGCAGGCTGACGAGGCCCTGACCAGAGACAGACAAGTCATCGGAAACAG GTACATCGAGGTGTTCCCCAGTAGAAGGAGTGAGATCGGAGGTCGGAAGAAGACAGAGTCTGTTGAAGAGGGCAGAAACTCCATACAGAGTCAACCACACAGACCTGCAGCACAGCCCTCCAgacatg GGTCTCATCCGGTATCTTCTCTGCCCCAACACTTTGTTCACATGAGAGGACTGCCCTTCCAAGCCACAGGAGATGACATCGTTCAG TTCTTCTCTCCTCTAGCGCTGTCGAGGATACTGGTGGAGTTCGGTCCAGACGGGAGGGCCAGCGGAGAGGCTGATGTTTACTTCACATCGCACCAAGACGCCGTCTCGGCTATGACCCGGGACAAGGCACACATGC
- the grsf1 gene encoding G-rich sequence factor 1, with product MSGNCRSLLFALRLSVVGRQVSRSLLSQSSVAGTVTVAERCGRPRYHHHWTAALKPRHHRLSALQSHLGLHSESGAPFKEDDYPPLPDYNSDPGPEKKEVFIIRAKGLPWSCTTEDLLQFFSECRVRDGVKGIHLTVNRDGKPNGQAFIELEHEDDVGKALEKHRQYLGPRYIEVFEVTNSDAETILKKSVQLPARDGVVRIRGLPYSCTETDVMLFFSGLDVAEDGVTLVTDYRGRNSGEAYVQFLTQEQADEALTRDRQVIGNRYIEVFPSRRSEIGGRKKTESVEEGRNSIQSQPHRPAAQPSRHGSHPVSSLPQHFVHMRGLPFQATGDDIVQFFSPLALSRILVEFGPDGRASGEADVYFTSHQDAVSAMTRDKAHMQERYIELFLNSTSSDKRE from the exons ATGTCTGGGAACTGTAGGTCCTTGTTGTTTGCCTTACGTCTCTCTGTGGTGGGGAGACAGGTCTCCAGGAGCTTATTGTCGCAGAGTAGTGTCGCAGGGACCGTAACAGTAGCGGAGAGATGTGGCCGTCCGCGGTACCATCACCACTGGACCGCCGCACTGAAACCCCGGCATCACAGGCTCTCCGCACTGCAGTCCCACCTCGGCCTACACTCTGAG TCAGGAGCCCCCTTCAAAGAGGATGATTACCCTCCTCTACCAGACTACAACTCTGACCCAGGGCCAGAGAAGAAGGAGGTGTTTATCATCAGAGCTAAAGGACTTCCATGGTCCTGTACCACTGAGGATCTCCTCCAGTTCTTCTCTG AGTGCCGTGTACGTGACGGTGTGAAGGGAATCCACCTGACGGTGAACCGGGACGGGAAGCCCAACGGCCAGGCCTTTATAGAGCTGGAGCACGAAGATGACGTGGGCAAGGCCCTGGAGAAACACAGGCAGTACCTGGGACCGCGCTATATAgaag TGTTTGAGGTGACCAACAGCGATGCGGAGACCATCTTGAAGAAGTCAGTTCAGCTCCCAGCCAGAGACGGAGTGGTGCGGATCAGAGGTCTCCCCTACAGCTGCACCGAGACTGACGTCATGCTCTTCTTCTCTG GTCTGGATGTGGCGGAGGACGGAGTGACTCTAGTAACAGACTACAGAGGAAGGAACTCAGGGGAAGCCTACGTCCAGTTCCTGACCCAGGAGCAGGCTGACGAGGCCCTGACCAGAGACAGACAAGTCATCGGAAACAG GTACATCGAGGTGTTCCCCAGTAGAAGGAGTGAGATCGGAGGTCGGAAGAAGACAGAGTCTGTTGAAGAGGGCAGAAACTCCATACAGAGTCAACCACACAGACCTGCAGCACAGCCCTCCAgacatg GGTCTCATCCGGTATCTTCTCTGCCCCAACACTTTGTTCACATGAGAGGACTGCCCTTCCAAGCCACAGGAGATGACATCGTTCAG TTCTTCTCTCCTCTAGCGCTGTCGAGGATACTGGTGGAGTTCGGTCCAGACGGGAGGGCCAGCGGAGAGGCTGATGTTTACTTCACATCGCACCAAGACGCCGTCTCGGCTATGACCCGGGACAAGGCACACATGC
- the grsf1 gene encoding G-rich sequence factor 1 isoform X2, producing MITLLYQTTTLTQGQRRRRCLSSELKDFHGPVPLRISSSSSLVYPTYHCPECRVRDGVKGIHLTVNRDGKPNGQAFIELEHEDDVGKALEKHRQYLGPRYIEGTTDRQYLGPGYIEGTTDRQYLGPRYIEVFEVTNSDAETILKKSVQLPARDGVVRIRGLPYSCTETDVMLFFSGLDVAEDGVTLVTDYRGRNSGEAYVQFLTQEQADEALTRDRQVIGNRYIEVFPSRRSEIGGRKKTESVEEGRNSIQSQPHRPAAQPSRHGSHPVSSLPQHFVHMRGLPFQATGDDIVQFFSPLALSRILVEFGPDGRASGEADVYFTSHQDAVSAMTRDKAHMQERYIELFLNSTSSDKRE from the exons ATGATTACCCTCCTCTACCAGACTACAACTCTGACCCAGGGCCAGAGAAGAAGGAGGTGTTTATCATCAGAGCTAAAGGACTTCCATGGTCCTGTACCACTGAGGATCTCCTCCAGTTCTTCTCTG GTTTACCCTACTTATCACTGTCCAGAGTGCCGTGTACGTGACGGTGTGAAGGGAATCCACCTGACGGTGAACCGGGACGGGAAGCCCAACGGCCAGGCCTTTATAGAGCTGGAGCACGAAGATGACGTGGGCAAGGCCCTGGAGAAACACAGGCAGTACCTGGGACCGCGCTATATAgaaggtactacagacagacagtacctgggaccaggctatatagaaggtactacagacagacagtacctgGGACCGCGCTATATAgaag TGTTTGAGGTGACCAACAGCGATGCGGAGACCATCTTGAAGAAGTCAGTTCAGCTCCCAGCCAGAGACGGAGTGGTGCGGATCAGAGGTCTCCCCTACAGCTGCACCGAGACTGACGTCATGCTCTTCTTCTCTG GTCTGGATGTGGCGGAGGACGGAGTGACTCTAGTAACAGACTACAGAGGAAGGAACTCAGGGGAAGCCTACGTCCAGTTCCTGACCCAGGAGCAGGCTGACGAGGCCCTGACCAGAGACAGACAAGTCATCGGAAACAG GTACATCGAGGTGTTCCCCAGTAGAAGGAGTGAGATCGGAGGTCGGAAGAAGACAGAGTCTGTTGAAGAGGGCAGAAACTCCATACAGAGTCAACCACACAGACCTGCAGCACAGCCCTCCAgacatg GGTCTCATCCGGTATCTTCTCTGCCCCAACACTTTGTTCACATGAGAGGACTGCCCTTCCAAGCCACAGGAGATGACATCGTTCAG TTCTTCTCTCCTCTAGCGCTGTCGAGGATACTGGTGGAGTTCGGTCCAGACGGGAGGGCCAGCGGAGAGGCTGATGTTTACTTCACATCGCACCAAGACGCCGTCTCGGCTATGACCCGGGACAAGGCACACATGC
- the grsf1 gene encoding G-rich sequence factor 1 isoform X3 yields MITLLYQTTTLTQGQRRRRCLSSELKDFHGPVPLRISSSSSLVYPTYHCPECRVRDGVKGIHLTVNRDGKPNGQAFIELEHEDDVGKALEKHRQYLGPRYIEVFEVTNSDAETILKKSVQLPARDGVVRIRGLPYSCTETDVMLFFSGLDVAEDGVTLVTDYRGRNSGEAYVQFLTQEQADEALTRDRQVIGNRYIEVFPSRRSEIGGRKKTESVEEGRNSIQSQPHRPAAQPSRHGSHPVSSLPQHFVHMRGLPFQATGDDIVQFFSPLALSRILVEFGPDGRASGEADVYFTSHQDAVSAMTRDKAHMQERYIELFLNSTSSDKRE; encoded by the exons ATGATTACCCTCCTCTACCAGACTACAACTCTGACCCAGGGCCAGAGAAGAAGGAGGTGTTTATCATCAGAGCTAAAGGACTTCCATGGTCCTGTACCACTGAGGATCTCCTCCAGTTCTTCTCTG GTTTACCCTACTTATCACTGTCCAGAGTGCCGTGTACGTGACGGTGTGAAGGGAATCCACCTGACGGTGAACCGGGACGGGAAGCCCAACGGCCAGGCCTTTATAGAGCTGGAGCACGAAGATGACGTGGGCAAGGCCCTGGAGAAACACAGGCAGTACCTGGGACCGCGCTATATAgaag TGTTTGAGGTGACCAACAGCGATGCGGAGACCATCTTGAAGAAGTCAGTTCAGCTCCCAGCCAGAGACGGAGTGGTGCGGATCAGAGGTCTCCCCTACAGCTGCACCGAGACTGACGTCATGCTCTTCTTCTCTG GTCTGGATGTGGCGGAGGACGGAGTGACTCTAGTAACAGACTACAGAGGAAGGAACTCAGGGGAAGCCTACGTCCAGTTCCTGACCCAGGAGCAGGCTGACGAGGCCCTGACCAGAGACAGACAAGTCATCGGAAACAG GTACATCGAGGTGTTCCCCAGTAGAAGGAGTGAGATCGGAGGTCGGAAGAAGACAGAGTCTGTTGAAGAGGGCAGAAACTCCATACAGAGTCAACCACACAGACCTGCAGCACAGCCCTCCAgacatg GGTCTCATCCGGTATCTTCTCTGCCCCAACACTTTGTTCACATGAGAGGACTGCCCTTCCAAGCCACAGGAGATGACATCGTTCAG TTCTTCTCTCCTCTAGCGCTGTCGAGGATACTGGTGGAGTTCGGTCCAGACGGGAGGGCCAGCGGAGAGGCTGATGTTTACTTCACATCGCACCAAGACGCCGTCTCGGCTATGACCCGGGACAAGGCACACATGC